From one Streptomyces mobaraensis genomic stretch:
- a CDS encoding FAD-dependent oxidoreductase — MTLPVAVIGAGPYGLSTAAHLKARGVPTRVFGSPMVSWREQMPAGMLLKSTPAASDIDAPQPGHTLLDYCLDVGERRYESDWDVIPVETFAAYGQWFQRRLVPGLEQVRVKSVERRQGGPGFELTLDSGEQFAARAVVVATGLSGLARVPGELAAAVPGGPAEGVPFSHSSHHRDLSGFAGRHVAVIGAGQSALETAVLLAEAGAASVRVVARRRGAVRFGAAPDGQSPLKPDTPFGRAWSLYAFSYHADGFRRLPPRTRAYLVRRVLGPLGAWWLRERFVGRVQVTEGKRVVRARLAEGRPVLTLAESADGPESELTADHVIAATGYRVDLGALDFLGDSVRARLAASAGGPRLGAGYHSSVPGLFFTGLPAAASYGPVMRFVCGTAYASPRLARAVAAL, encoded by the coding sequence GTGACACTTCCGGTAGCAGTCATCGGGGCCGGCCCGTACGGCCTCTCGACCGCAGCCCACCTGAAGGCGCGCGGCGTTCCGACGCGCGTCTTCGGCTCGCCGATGGTGAGCTGGCGGGAGCAGATGCCCGCCGGGATGCTGCTGAAATCCACCCCCGCGGCCTCGGACATCGACGCCCCGCAGCCCGGCCACACCCTGCTCGACTACTGCCTGGACGTGGGGGAGCGGCGCTACGAGTCGGACTGGGACGTCATCCCCGTCGAGACCTTCGCCGCGTACGGGCAGTGGTTCCAGCGGCGGCTGGTGCCGGGGCTGGAGCAGGTGCGGGTGAAGTCCGTGGAGCGGCGCCAGGGCGGCCCCGGGTTCGAGCTCACGCTGGACTCCGGCGAGCAGTTCGCCGCCCGCGCGGTCGTGGTGGCCACCGGGCTGAGCGGGCTGGCCCGGGTCCCCGGCGAGCTGGCCGCGGCGGTGCCCGGCGGGCCGGCCGAGGGCGTCCCGTTCTCGCACAGCTCGCACCACCGCGACCTGTCCGGCTTCGCGGGCCGGCACGTCGCCGTGATCGGCGCCGGGCAGTCGGCCCTGGAGACCGCCGTGCTGCTGGCGGAGGCGGGCGCCGCCTCGGTACGGGTCGTGGCCAGGCGGCGCGGGGCGGTCCGGTTCGGGGCGGCGCCGGACGGGCAGTCGCCGCTGAAACCGGACACGCCGTTCGGACGGGCCTGGTCGCTGTACGCGTTCTCGTACCACGCGGACGGCTTCCGCCGGCTGCCCCCGCGGACCCGCGCGTACCTGGTCCGCCGGGTGCTGGGACCGCTCGGCGCCTGGTGGCTGCGCGAGCGCTTCGTGGGCCGGGTCCAGGTGACCGAGGGGAAGCGGGTCGTCCGGGCCCGGCTGGCGGAGGGCCGGCCGGTGCTGACGCTCGCGGAGTCCGCCGACGGGCCGGAGAGCGAGCTCACCGCCGACCATGTGATCGCTGCCACGGGCTACCGGGTCGACCTGGGCGCCCTGGACTTCCTGGGGGACAGCGTCCGGGCCCGGCTGGCGGCGAGCGCCGGCGGCCCCCGCCTCGGCGCGGGCTACCACTCGTCCGTTCCCGGTCTCTTCTTCACCGGCCTGCCGGCGGCGGCGAGCTACGGCCCGGTGATGCGGTTCGTCTGCGGGACGGCATACGCGTCGCCGCGGCTGGCACGAGCGGTGGCGGCGCTCTGA
- a CDS encoding carboxylate--amine ligase: MPGLIVKFGDYPLHHGGVGAIRSLGRLGVPMYAITEDRWTPAAVSRYLSAGFVWPTTGTEGAGELVAGLLRIAERIGRPTVLLPTDEEAAVLIAEHADVLAGPFLFPPVERELPRRLASKQGLYELCVEHGVPAPTTLFPATYEEIEKYAATAVFPLVAKNREAFERRRRPAVAGTTRIADARRLLELARDWGPQPGVILQEYLPREEAEDWIVHAYFDADSVPRALFTGVKVRSWPPHAGMTANAYVVDNPELAAMTAQFIKQIGFCGIVDLDWRFDRRDGRYKLLDFNPRMGAQFRLFESEAGIDVVRAQHLDLTGRPVPEGEQLTGRRFVVENIDLPALAAYRRSGYTTPHAPARANGTELAWAARDDMKPFLTMLARLVRPGTRHLWQLWRSRRRAHAAAARAVPAAPAAVAERTE; encoded by the coding sequence GTGCCCGGGTTGATCGTGAAGTTCGGTGACTATCCCCTGCACCACGGCGGCGTCGGTGCGATCCGCAGTCTCGGAAGACTCGGCGTGCCGATGTACGCCATCACCGAGGACCGGTGGACCCCGGCGGCCGTCTCGCGTTATCTGAGCGCCGGATTCGTCTGGCCGACGACCGGCACCGAAGGGGCCGGGGAGCTGGTGGCGGGCCTGCTCCGGATAGCCGAGCGGATCGGCCGTCCCACCGTGCTGCTGCCCACCGACGAGGAGGCGGCCGTGCTCATCGCCGAGCACGCGGACGTGCTGGCCGGTCCGTTCCTCTTCCCGCCGGTGGAACGGGAGTTGCCGCGGCGGCTGGCCAGCAAGCAGGGGCTGTACGAGCTGTGCGTGGAACACGGGGTGCCGGCCCCGACGACACTGTTCCCCGCCACCTACGAGGAGATCGAGAAGTACGCCGCCACCGCCGTCTTCCCGCTGGTGGCCAAGAACCGCGAGGCGTTCGAACGCCGCCGCAGGCCGGCCGTGGCCGGGACGACGCGGATCGCCGACGCCCGCCGGCTGCTGGAGCTGGCCCGCGACTGGGGGCCCCAGCCGGGGGTGATCCTCCAGGAGTACCTGCCGCGCGAGGAGGCCGAGGACTGGATCGTCCACGCCTACTTCGACGCCGACAGCGTGCCGCGTGCCCTGTTCACCGGCGTCAAGGTGCGTTCCTGGCCGCCGCACGCGGGCATGACCGCCAACGCCTACGTCGTCGACAACCCCGAACTGGCGGCCATGACCGCCCAGTTCATCAAGCAGATCGGCTTCTGCGGCATCGTCGACCTCGACTGGCGGTTCGACCGCCGCGACGGCCGGTACAAGCTGCTGGACTTCAACCCCCGGATGGGCGCCCAGTTCCGCCTCTTCGAGAGCGAGGCGGGCATAGATGTCGTCCGTGCCCAGCACCTCGACCTCACCGGGCGGCCGGTCCCCGAGGGCGAGCAGCTCACCGGCCGGCGGTTCGTCGTCGAGAACATCGACCTGCCCGCCCTCGCCGCCTACCGGCGCAGCGGCTACACCACCCCGCACGCTCCCGCCCGCGCCAACGGGACGGAGCTCGCCTGGGCGGCGCGGGACGACATGAAACCGTTCCTGACCATGCTCGCCCGGCTCGTCCGGCCCGGGACGAGACACCTGTGGCAGCTGTGGCGCTCCCGGCGCCGGGCCCACGCGGCCGCCGCCCGGGCGGTGCCCGCCGCCCCGGCCGCGGTGGCCGAGCGGACGGAGTGA
- the nuoL gene encoding NADH-quinone oxidoreductase subunit L produces the protein MENLIGLLVLAPLLGAGILLCGGRALDRAGHWLGTLLAAVSFALGAVLFADMLGRDAEDRALDVTVFQWVPVGGFRADVGFHLDQLSMTFVLLITGVGTLIHLYSVGYMEHDERRRRFFGYLNLFLAAMLLLVVADNYLLLYVGWEGVGLASYLLIGFWQHKPSAATAAKKAFLVNRVGDVGLSIAIMLMFTTFGTFAFDPVLGDADRAGEGKLTAIGLMLLLAACGKSAQVPLQSWLGDAMEGPTPVSALIHAATMVTAGVYLVTRSGAIFEGAPDAQLAVVTVGAVTLLFGAIVGCAKDDIKKALAGSTMSQIGYMVLAAGLGPIGYVFAIMHLVTHGFFKAGLFLGAGSVMHGMNDEVDMRRYGGLWRYMPVTFVTFGLGYLAIIGFPGLSGFFSKDKIIEAAFAKGGTEGWILGGTALLGAAITAYYMTRVMIMTFFGEKRWAPAPSPDAPSAEPAAEKHGDGTHGDGTHGAGELPHPHESPKSMTIPMILLAVGSVFAGGLFTLNDTFLKWLEPVTGHEEGDSPVSALTVTGATMAVLVVGVALAWFQYGRKPVPVTPPRGSLLTRAARRDLLQDDFNHIVLVRGGEQLTRGLVAIDRTVVDGAVNGTAVTVGGLSGRMRRLQNGYARSYAVSMFGGAAVLIAATLLMRAV, from the coding sequence ATGGAGAACCTCATCGGACTGCTCGTCCTCGCGCCCCTGCTGGGGGCGGGGATCCTGCTCTGCGGCGGAAGGGCCCTGGACCGCGCCGGGCACTGGCTGGGCACCCTGCTCGCGGCCGTCTCCTTCGCCCTCGGCGCGGTGCTCTTCGCCGACATGCTGGGCCGCGACGCCGAGGACCGCGCGCTGGACGTCACCGTCTTCCAGTGGGTGCCGGTCGGCGGCTTCCGCGCCGACGTCGGCTTCCACCTCGACCAGCTGTCCATGACCTTCGTCCTGCTGATCACGGGCGTGGGCACGCTGATCCACCTCTACTCCGTGGGGTACATGGAGCACGACGAGCGGCGCCGCCGCTTCTTCGGCTACCTGAACCTCTTCCTCGCCGCGATGCTGCTGCTCGTCGTGGCCGACAACTACCTGCTGCTGTACGTCGGATGGGAGGGCGTCGGCCTGGCGTCCTACCTGCTGATCGGCTTCTGGCAGCACAAGCCGAGCGCCGCGACCGCCGCCAAGAAGGCGTTCCTCGTCAACCGCGTCGGCGACGTCGGACTGTCCATCGCGATCATGCTGATGTTCACCACGTTCGGCACCTTCGCCTTCGACCCGGTGCTCGGTGACGCGGACCGGGCGGGCGAGGGCAAGCTCACCGCCATCGGCCTGATGCTGCTGCTCGCCGCCTGCGGCAAGTCGGCCCAGGTGCCGCTGCAGAGCTGGCTCGGGGACGCCATGGAGGGCCCGACCCCGGTCTCCGCCCTGATCCACGCGGCCACCATGGTGACCGCCGGCGTCTACCTGGTCACCCGCTCCGGCGCGATCTTCGAGGGGGCGCCGGACGCCCAGCTGGCCGTGGTCACGGTCGGGGCGGTCACCCTCCTCTTCGGTGCGATCGTCGGTTGCGCGAAGGACGACATCAAGAAGGCGCTGGCCGGTTCGACGATGTCGCAGATCGGCTACATGGTGCTGGCCGCCGGCCTCGGCCCGATCGGCTACGTCTTCGCGATCATGCACCTGGTGACCCACGGCTTCTTCAAGGCGGGGCTCTTCCTCGGCGCCGGGTCGGTCATGCACGGCATGAACGACGAGGTGGACATGCGCCGTTACGGCGGCCTGTGGCGCTATATGCCGGTCACCTTCGTCACCTTCGGGCTCGGCTACCTCGCCATCATCGGGTTCCCCGGGCTCTCCGGGTTCTTCTCCAAGGACAAGATCATCGAGGCGGCCTTCGCCAAGGGCGGCACCGAGGGCTGGATCCTCGGCGGCACGGCCCTGCTCGGCGCGGCCATCACCGCGTACTACATGACCCGCGTGATGATCATGACGTTCTTCGGTGAGAAGCGGTGGGCCCCGGCCCCCTCGCCGGACGCGCCCAGCGCGGAGCCCGCCGCCGAGAAGCACGGCGACGGGACGCACGGCGACGGGACGCACGGCGCCGGGGAGCTCCCGCACCCGCACGAGTCGCCGAAGTCGATGACGATCCCGATGATCCTGCTCGCCGTCGGATCGGTCTTCGCGGGCGGCCTGTTCACCCTCAACGACACCTTCCTGAAGTGGCTGGAGCCCGTCACCGGGCACGAGGAGGGCGACTCCCCGGTCAGCGCGCTCACCGTCACCGGGGCGACCATGGCCGTCCTCGTCGTCGGCGTCGCGCTCGCCTGGTTCCAGTACGGCCGCAAGCCCGTCCCCGTCACCCCGCCGCGCGGCTCGCTGCTCACCCGGGCGGCCCGCCGCGACCTCCTCCAGGACGACTTCAACCACATCGTCCTCGTACGCGGCGGGGAGCAGCTCACCCGCGGCCTGGTGGCGATCGACCGCACGGTGGTGGACGGCGCCGTCAACGGGACCGCCGTCACCGTCGGCGGGCTCTCCGGCCGGATGCGCAGGCTGCAGAACGGCTACGCGCGGTCGTACGCGGTCTCGATGTTCGGCGGCGCGGCGGTACTGATCGCCGCGACCCTGCTGATGAGGGCGGTTTGA
- the fahA gene encoding fumarylacetoacetase, translated as MPQHSPHELPEGDPFGADALPYGVFTTPGAPEHPRIGVRYGAYVLDAATAAAERGSAYADLLDQPVLNPLMAAGRPVWQAVRAEIRGMLDDGTLPGGYAHPLDEVTLHLPFEVADYVDFYASEHHATNAGRIFRPNGQALPPNWKHLPIGYHGRAGTVVVSGTDVVRPQGQRKAPDEELPSFGPSRRLDIEAEVGFVVGTPAPARTPVPLDAFRDHVFGVCLVNDWSARDIQSWEYVPLGPFLGKSFATSVSAWITPLEAFDAARVAPPARDFPLLPYLDDSSAAEPGGIDIRLEVRINGEVVSRPPFSAMYWTAAQQLAHMTVNGASLRTGDFYASGTVSGPESDQLGCLLEITAGKGPFLADGDEVVITAWAPGRDGARIGLGEVAGRVLPAEGR; from the coding sequence ATGCCCCAGCACAGCCCCCACGAACTGCCCGAAGGCGACCCCTTCGGCGCGGACGCACTCCCCTATGGCGTCTTCACCACCCCGGGCGCTCCCGAGCACCCGCGGATCGGCGTGCGCTACGGCGCGTACGTCCTCGACGCGGCGACCGCCGCCGCCGAACGCGGGTCGGCGTACGCCGATCTGCTCGACCAGCCCGTGCTCAACCCGCTGATGGCCGCCGGACGCCCGGTCTGGCAGGCGGTACGCGCCGAGATCCGCGGCATGCTCGACGACGGCACCCTGCCCGGCGGGTACGCCCACCCGCTGGACGAGGTCACCCTGCACCTGCCGTTCGAGGTCGCGGACTACGTCGACTTCTACGCGAGCGAGCACCACGCGACCAACGCGGGCCGCATCTTCCGCCCCAACGGCCAGGCGCTGCCCCCGAACTGGAAGCACCTGCCCATCGGTTACCACGGCCGCGCGGGCACGGTCGTCGTCTCCGGCACGGACGTCGTCCGCCCTCAGGGGCAGCGCAAGGCGCCCGACGAGGAACTCCCCTCGTTCGGCCCGTCCCGCCGGCTCGACATCGAGGCCGAGGTCGGCTTCGTCGTCGGCACCCCGGCACCCGCACGGACGCCCGTGCCGCTGGACGCCTTCCGCGACCACGTCTTCGGCGTCTGCCTCGTCAACGACTGGTCCGCGCGCGACATCCAGTCCTGGGAGTACGTGCCCCTCGGCCCCTTCCTCGGCAAGTCCTTCGCCACGTCGGTCTCCGCCTGGATCACCCCCCTGGAAGCCTTCGACGCCGCCCGTGTCGCACCACCGGCCCGCGACTTCCCGCTCCTCCCGTACCTCGACGACTCCTCGGCGGCCGAGCCCGGCGGCATCGACATCCGCCTGGAGGTCCGCATCAACGGCGAGGTCGTCTCCCGGCCGCCCTTCTCCGCCATGTACTGGACGGCGGCCCAGCAGCTCGCCCACATGACCGTGAACGGGGCGTCGCTGCGGACCGGCGACTTCTACGCGTCCGGGACGGTGAGCGGGCCGGAGTCGGATCAGCTCGGCTGCCTCCTCGAAATCACGGCGGGGAAGGGGCCGTTCCTCGCGGACGGGGACGAGGTCGTGATCACGGCTTGGGCGCCGGGGCGCGACGGGGCGCGCATCGGACTGGGGGAGGTCGCGGGGCGCGTACTTCCGGCCGAGGGCCGGTAG
- a CDS encoding LolA family protein, which produces MARNQPTPGADGHEPAGATGPSGAGRRKAVRYAVPVAVAGVAAATIGIGSALATSGDPDLPKISTQDLLAKVAASDVQQLSGSVRVTTDLGLPSLPSGVSLGGAMGKGSGGGKGDADPAGKLTELASGSHTLRVAADGPDKQRVSIVERAAEYSVVRNGQQVWAYDSGSNTAYHATAPKEAAGAAKERKLPDGLADASPQELAKKALAAAQGTTDVAVDGTAKVAGRDAYRLTLTPKQSESTIGSVRIAVDAKNGVPLKFTVTPKGGGKAAVDVAFTKVSFDRPSASTFSFTPPKGAKVTEGTRGKGAGHGTDDHGKGRLPAAPGTDAASAPKTTGTGWATVAEFGTGKGAGVGAGAGAMGSGKGVGPKGGAHAGGAHAKDAEKLLDSFGGKVTGSFGSGRIVSTRLVNVLLTDDGKVYAGAVTKEALLKAADANR; this is translated from the coding sequence ATGGCACGGAACCAACCGACACCCGGCGCCGACGGCCACGAGCCGGCCGGGGCCACCGGGCCCTCGGGGGCCGGCCGCCGCAAGGCCGTCCGTTACGCGGTCCCCGTCGCGGTGGCCGGGGTCGCCGCCGCCACCATCGGCATCGGCTCGGCCCTCGCCACCTCGGGCGACCCCGACCTGCCGAAGATCAGCACGCAGGACCTGCTGGCCAAGGTCGCCGCCTCGGACGTGCAGCAGCTCTCCGGCTCCGTCCGCGTCACCACCGACCTCGGCCTGCCCTCCCTCCCCTCGGGCGTCTCGCTCGGCGGGGCGATGGGCAAGGGGAGCGGCGGGGGCAAGGGCGACGCCGACCCCGCGGGCAAGCTGACGGAACTGGCCTCCGGCTCGCACACGCTGCGCGTCGCGGCGGACGGCCCGGACAAGCAGCGGGTGTCGATCGTCGAACGCGCCGCGGAGTACAGCGTCGTCCGCAATGGGCAGCAGGTCTGGGCGTACGACAGCGGCAGCAACACGGCGTACCACGCGACGGCGCCCAAGGAGGCGGCCGGCGCGGCCAAGGAGCGCAAGCTCCCCGACGGGCTCGCCGACGCCTCCCCGCAGGAGCTGGCGAAGAAGGCCCTCGCCGCGGCGCAGGGGACCACGGACGTGGCCGTTGACGGCACGGCCAAGGTGGCCGGCCGGGACGCCTACCGGCTGACCCTCACGCCCAAGCAGAGCGAGTCGACGATCGGATCGGTGCGGATAGCCGTGGACGCGAAGAACGGCGTCCCGCTCAAGTTCACGGTCACCCCGAAGGGCGGCGGCAAGGCGGCCGTCGACGTGGCCTTCACCAAGGTCTCCTTCGACCGGCCGAGCGCGTCCACCTTCTCGTTCACCCCGCCCAAGGGGGCGAAGGTGACCGAGGGGACGCGGGGCAAGGGTGCCGGCCACGGTACGGACGATCACGGCAAGGGCCGGCTCCCGGCCGCCCCCGGCACGGACGCCGCGTCCGCCCCGAAGACGACGGGCACCGGCTGGGCGACCGTCGCCGAGTTCGGCACCGGCAAGGGCGCGGGTGTGGGCGCGGGTGCGGGTGCCATGGGGTCCGGCAAGGGCGTCGGCCCGAAGGGCGGTGCCCACGCGGGCGGCGCTCACGCCAAGGACGCGGAGAAGCTGCTCGACAGCTTCGGCGGCAAGGTGACGGGCTCGTTCGGTTCCGGCAGGATCGTCAGCACCCGCCTGGTGAACGTGCTGCTGACGGACGACGGCAAGGTGTACGCGGGCGCGGTGACCAAGGAAGCGCTGCTCAAGGCCGCGGACGCCAACCGGTAG
- a CDS encoding polyprenyl synthetase family protein: MTVVGPFGLSVRDQALEADVQAGLAAVEEGLLEATKSGVPFITEAAQHLVRAGGKRFRPLLVMLAAQFGDPYAPGVVPSAVVVELTHLATLYHDDVMDEADMRRGAPSANARWGNSLAVLTGDFLFSRASWILADLGPEAVRIQAEAFERLVTGQILETAGPLDGRDPIEHYLDVIGGKTGSLIAVSGRYGAMMSGADERVVEILTHYGERLGAAFQLADDVLDIASDSHESGKTPGTDLREGIPTLPVLHLRARAEATGDPDDLELCALLDGDLADDARLAEVLRRLRVHPALEQARRDTVRYAEEARATLAPLPECPARAALEELCDAVVHRAG, encoded by the coding sequence GTGACCGTCGTCGGGCCCTTCGGGCTGAGCGTGCGGGACCAGGCTCTTGAAGCCGATGTCCAGGCCGGGTTGGCCGCTGTCGAGGAGGGCCTCCTGGAGGCCACCAAGAGCGGTGTGCCCTTCATCACCGAAGCCGCGCAGCACCTCGTCCGGGCGGGCGGCAAGCGCTTCCGGCCGCTGCTGGTGATGCTCGCCGCCCAGTTCGGCGACCCGTACGCGCCCGGCGTCGTGCCCTCGGCCGTCGTCGTCGAGCTCACCCACCTCGCCACCCTCTACCACGACGACGTCATGGACGAGGCGGACATGCGCCGCGGGGCGCCCAGCGCCAACGCCCGCTGGGGCAACTCCCTGGCCGTCCTCACCGGCGACTTCCTCTTCTCCCGCGCGTCCTGGATCCTCGCCGACCTCGGCCCCGAGGCCGTCCGGATCCAGGCCGAGGCGTTCGAACGCCTGGTGACGGGCCAGATCCTGGAGACCGCGGGCCCGCTCGACGGGCGCGACCCGATCGAGCACTACCTCGACGTCATCGGCGGCAAGACCGGCTCCCTGATCGCCGTCTCCGGCCGCTACGGCGCCATGATGTCCGGCGCGGACGAGCGCGTCGTGGAGATCCTGACCCACTACGGCGAGCGGCTCGGCGCCGCCTTCCAGCTCGCCGACGACGTCCTCGACATCGCCAGCGACTCCCACGAGTCCGGCAAGACCCCCGGCACCGACCTGCGCGAGGGCATCCCCACCCTCCCCGTCCTGCACCTGCGCGCCCGCGCCGAGGCCACCGGCGACCCGGACGACCTGGAGCTCTGCGCCCTGCTCGACGGCGACCTCGCCGACGACGCCCGGCTCGCCGAGGTGCTCCGCCGGCTGCGCGTCCACCCGGCCCTGGAGCAGGCCCGCCGCGACACCGTCCGGTACGCCGAGGAGGCGCGCGCCACGCTCGCGCCGCTGCCCGAGTGCCCGGCCAGGGCCGCGCTGGAGGAGCTCTGCGACGCGGTCGTGCACCGCGCGGGCTGA
- a CDS encoding NADH-quinone oxidoreductase subunit M — protein MSFPLLTATAAVPAVGAVLTAAVPAARREAAKWLALLFALGTLVLAAIQLVRFDPDGDAFQLTESHAWIADFGVRYDLGVDGIGVVLVALTALLVPFVLLAGWHDAEPLEAAAADRRWRPTQGLFALILMVEAMVVISFEATDVFLFYVFFEAMLIPMYFLIGGFGDRTGEPADAGEAAARRSRAAVKFLLYNLAGGLVMLAAVVGLYAVTADQLGTGTFSLQEIVQARAAGRLEFATVTERALFLGFFFAFAVKAPLWPLHTWLPGAMGEATAPVAVLITAVVDKVGTFAMLRFCLQLFPGASKWATPVIIVLALISILYGALLAVAQRDIKRLIAYASLSHFGFIILGVFAMTTQGQGGATLYMVNHGISTAALMLVAGFLISRRGSRLIADYGGVQKVAPVLAGTFLIGGLATLSLPGLAPFVSEFLVLVGTFSRYPVAGAVATVGIVLAALYVLVLYQRTMTGPVKEPVRGMPDLRVRELVVVTPLIALLLFLGVYPKPVTRILDPAVEHTMSQVHKTDPRPDVRVSTAEGAK, from the coding sequence ATGTCATTTCCCCTGCTTACCGCGACGGCCGCGGTCCCCGCCGTGGGCGCGGTCCTCACCGCCGCGGTCCCGGCCGCGCGCCGCGAGGCGGCCAAATGGCTCGCGCTCCTCTTCGCCTTGGGGACTCTGGTCCTGGCCGCGATCCAGCTCGTCCGCTTCGACCCGGACGGGGACGCGTTCCAGCTCACCGAATCCCACGCCTGGATCGCGGACTTCGGTGTCCGCTACGACCTGGGCGTCGACGGGATCGGTGTGGTCCTCGTCGCCCTGACGGCGCTGCTCGTCCCGTTCGTCCTGCTGGCCGGCTGGCACGACGCGGAGCCGCTGGAGGCCGCGGCGGCCGACCGCCGCTGGCGGCCCACCCAGGGCCTGTTCGCCCTGATCCTCATGGTCGAGGCGATGGTGGTGATCTCCTTCGAGGCCACCGACGTCTTCCTCTTCTACGTCTTCTTCGAAGCCATGCTCATCCCGATGTACTTCCTCATCGGCGGCTTCGGGGACCGGACCGGGGAGCCGGCCGACGCGGGCGAGGCGGCGGCCCGCCGCTCCCGCGCGGCCGTGAAGTTCCTGCTGTACAACCTCGCCGGCGGGCTCGTCATGCTGGCCGCGGTGGTCGGGCTGTACGCGGTCACCGCCGACCAGCTCGGCACCGGCACGTTCTCGCTCCAGGAGATCGTCCAGGCCCGGGCCGCCGGCAGACTGGAGTTCGCCACCGTCACCGAACGCGCCCTGTTCCTGGGCTTCTTCTTCGCCTTCGCCGTCAAGGCGCCGCTCTGGCCGCTGCACACCTGGCTGCCCGGCGCCATGGGCGAGGCCACCGCGCCCGTCGCCGTCCTGATCACCGCCGTGGTCGACAAAGTCGGTACCTTCGCGATGCTGCGGTTCTGCCTCCAGCTCTTCCCCGGGGCGTCCAAGTGGGCCACCCCGGTGATCATCGTGCTGGCGCTGATCAGCATCCTCTACGGCGCCCTGCTCGCCGTCGCCCAGCGGGACATCAAGCGTCTGATCGCGTATGCCTCGCTCTCCCACTTCGGCTTCATCATCCTGGGCGTCTTCGCGATGACCACCCAGGGCCAGGGCGGCGCCACGCTCTACATGGTCAACCACGGGATCTCCACGGCCGCGCTGATGCTGGTCGCCGGCTTCCTGATCAGCCGCCGCGGCTCCCGGCTCATCGCCGACTACGGCGGGGTGCAGAAGGTCGCGCCGGTCCTCGCGGGCACCTTCCTCATCGGCGGCCTGGCCACGCTGTCGCTACCGGGGCTCGCGCCGTTCGTCTCCGAATTCCTCGTCCTGGTCGGCACGTTCAGCCGCTACCCGGTGGCGGGCGCCGTCGCGACCGTCGGCATCGTCCTCGCCGCCCTCTACGTCCTGGTGCTGTACCAGCGCACCATGACCGGGCCGGTGAAGGAGCCGGTGCGCGGCATGCCCGACCTCCGGGTCCGTGAACTCGTGGTCGTCACCCCGCTGATCGCCCTGCTCCTTTTCCTGGGCGTCTACCCGAAGCCGGTGACGCGGATCCTCGATCCCGCCGTCGAACACACCATGTCCCAGGTCCACAAGACCGACCCCCGGCCCGATGTCCGGGTGAGCACCGCGGAGGGCGCGAAGTGA
- the nuoK gene encoding NADH-quinone oxidoreductase subunit NuoK, with amino-acid sequence MNPVSYLYLSALLFTIGGVGVLVRRNAIVVFMCVELMLNACNLAFVTFSRMHGNLDGQIIAFFTMVVAAAEVVIGLAIIVSVYRARHSASVDDASLLKL; translated from the coding sequence GTGAACCCGGTCAGCTATCTCTACCTGTCCGCCCTGCTGTTCACCATCGGGGGCGTCGGGGTGCTCGTCCGGCGGAACGCGATCGTCGTCTTCATGTGCGTCGAGCTGATGCTGAACGCCTGCAACCTGGCGTTCGTCACCTTCTCCCGGATGCACGGCAACCTCGACGGCCAGATCATCGCCTTCTTCACGATGGTCGTCGCCGCGGCCGAGGTCGTCATCGGGCTCGCGATCATCGTCTCGGTCTACCGCGCCCGCCACTCGGCCTCGGTCGACGACGCCAGTCTGCTGAAGCTGTAA
- a CDS encoding ABC transporter ATP-binding protein, translating to METRGLTKRYRGGQLAVDGLDLVVPRGSVFGFLGPNGSGKTTTIRMLMGLIEPTSGQARVLGEPMPRAGGRVLPRVGALIEGPALYGFLSGRDNLVRYDAADPTADPRTRAARVADALDRVGLAGAAGKKARAYSLGMKQRLGLAAALLQPRELLVLDEPTNGLDPQGMREIRSLVRGLAAEGTTVFLSSHLLDEIEQVCSHAAVMARGRLLTQGTVADLASSTRGRLAVTTPDTADAVRVLKEHGVNDLAVADDRVTGELPTGTPPPDLADLNAALVRADVRVRSFGTERVSLEDAFVALTGEGFDVAG from the coding sequence ATCGAGACGCGGGGGCTGACCAAGCGCTACCGCGGCGGGCAGCTCGCGGTGGACGGCCTCGACCTCGTCGTGCCGCGCGGCAGCGTCTTCGGCTTCCTCGGCCCCAACGGATCGGGCAAGACGACGACGATCCGGATGCTCATGGGGCTGATCGAGCCCACGTCGGGGCAGGCCCGGGTGCTCGGCGAGCCGATGCCCCGGGCCGGCGGCCGGGTGCTGCCGCGGGTGGGGGCCCTCATCGAGGGCCCGGCCCTGTACGGGTTCCTCTCCGGCCGTGACAACCTCGTCCGGTACGACGCCGCCGACCCCACCGCCGACCCCCGCACCCGCGCCGCCCGGGTGGCGGACGCCCTGGACCGGGTGGGGCTGGCGGGGGCGGCCGGGAAGAAGGCCCGGGCCTACTCGCTCGGCATGAAGCAGCGGCTCGGCCTGGCCGCCGCCCTGCTCCAGCCGCGCGAGCTGCTGGTCCTGGACGAGCCGACCAACGGCCTCGACCCGCAGGGCATGCGGGAGATCCGGTCCCTGGTGCGGGGGCTGGCCGCCGAGGGCACCACCGTCTTCCTCTCCTCCCACCTCCTCGACGAGATCGAGCAGGTCTGCTCGCACGCCGCGGTGATGGCGCGCGGCCGGCTGCTCACCCAGGGCACGGTCGCCGACCTGGCCTCGTCCACCCGCGGCCGGCTGGCCGTCACCACCCCCGACACGGCGGACGCGGTCCGCGTCCTCAAGGAGCACGGCGTGAACGATCTGGCGGTCGCCGACGACCGCGTCACCGGCGAACTGCCCACCGGCACCCCGCCGCCCGACCTCGCGGACCTCAACGCCGCCCTGGTCCGGGCGGACGTCCGGGTGCGCTCCTTCGGCACCGAACGGGTCTCGCTGGAGGACGCGTTCGTCGCGCTCACCGGGGAGGGCTTCGATGTCGCGGGCTGA